Proteins from one Longimicrobiales bacterium genomic window:
- a CDS encoding acyltransferase has protein sequence MHFLPLRPVPVANAAQSLYDEWLAWLREALDDPNCDRNELCRTILTDIYYPEFSTSDPAQLSTTARVALAQMDPRNVTLEPEYYEEIDLEQYAPRKPLLWLWEMFDRSALGENVELGIHFRRALAQHVFGSCGKNFKAFTHVRVSYGYNLNVGDGVVIHRHVLLDDRGGIDIGDGSSVADFTNVYSHSHNIVDGRIVYLPKTVIGKGARVTYHATVLAGAHIADDSMVGAGSMLTKSTEPHWVYVGVPARKIKKKSEEERASKAPSSRDPMATD, from the coding sequence ATGCATTTCCTACCATTGCGTCCGGTCCCCGTAGCGAACGCCGCACAGAGCCTTTACGACGAGTGGCTCGCCTGGCTTCGCGAGGCCTTGGACGACCCGAACTGCGATCGCAACGAGCTGTGCCGTACAATCCTTACGGATATTTACTACCCGGAATTTTCAACATCAGACCCGGCCCAGCTTTCAACAACTGCTCGAGTTGCACTGGCGCAGATGGACCCGCGCAATGTGACCCTCGAGCCTGAGTACTACGAGGAGATCGACCTCGAGCAATATGCCCCGCGAAAGCCGCTTCTGTGGCTGTGGGAAATGTTCGACCGCAGTGCCTTGGGCGAGAACGTCGAGCTGGGTATCCATTTTCGGCGGGCCTTGGCCCAGCATGTGTTCGGGAGTTGTGGGAAGAACTTTAAGGCGTTCACCCACGTCCGCGTTTCCTACGGATACAACTTGAATGTGGGCGACGGCGTAGTCATTCACCGACACGTCCTGCTCGACGACCGCGGTGGGATCGACATCGGCGACGGTTCGTCCGTCGCGGACTTCACGAACGTGTACTCACACTCGCACAACATCGTCGACGGACGCATCGTCTATCTGCCCAAGACCGTCATCGGCAAGGGTGCACGGGTGACATACCACGCGACCGTGCTGGCCGGTGCGCACATCGCGGACGACTCGATGGTCGGTGCGGGGTCCATGCTTACCAAGAGCACAGAGCCACACTGGGTCTACGTCGGCGTGCCTGCGCGGAAGATCAAGAAGAAATCTGAAGAGGAGAGGGCTAGCAAAGCCCCGTCATCGCGTGACCCGATGGCCACAGACTAA
- a CDS encoding DUF2281 domain-containing protein: MHDVLRQRLIRKLESLPDEQIYQVLDYIEFLESKYAAAADLEASGLQKFAEGLEDKMRRRAVSPNTIREAFQLISAADRVLTGVSSAGKQILNDLNQVIEPEDDEADQIESGDDATHIEADPRKSSQGG, encoded by the coding sequence ATGCATGATGTCCTTCGGCAGCGCCTGATTCGGAAGCTAGAAAGCCTTCCCGACGAGCAGATCTACCAGGTCCTCGACTATATTGAGTTTCTGGAGTCGAAGTACGCGGCCGCCGCGGATCTTGAGGCGTCCGGACTGCAGAAGTTCGCCGAAGGCCTCGAAGACAAGATGCGGCGGCGAGCGGTGAGCCCGAACACGATTCGCGAGGCGTTTCAGCTGATCTCTGCTGCGGATCGGGTCCTGACCGGTGTTTCGTCCGCGGGTAAGCAGATCCTGAATGACCTGAACCAGGTGATCGAGCCGGAGGATGATGAGGCGGATCAGATCGAATCCGGGGATGATGCGACGCATATCGAGGCCGATCCACGCAAGAGTTCTCAGGGCGGATGA